A region from the Acidobacteriota bacterium genome encodes:
- a CDS encoding efflux RND transporter periplasmic adaptor subunit produces MKRITRNGMVAAVLVMIVAGGLTWAGCRRAAQSGTPAAGAHAAKYHCPMHRTVVSDVPGDCPICGMRLVPIEPATQPAPAAQAAPATGSRRILFYRSPMDPSVHSDTPSKDSMGMDFLPVYEDETAASAGAVAGRALVSLTPERRNLLGLRSADVRLMRIEKTLRTVGRVTADERRLAHFHTRFEGTVERLYVDFTGMYVKKGDPMLAIYSPDLVATQQEYLLALRARKQLGSSVIPSVAQGSADLLEAARQRLLQWDIRPQDIAEVERTGTVRRTFDLYSEVNGYVVQKNVVLGMRVMPADTLFDLADLSRVWVLADVYESDLSTVRLGMMADVTLSYQPGTAWRGAVTNVAPTVEEKTRTIKVRIEVNNANGALKPDMYTDVRLHTDMGMGLVVPDSAIIDTGDRKLVFLDRPDGALEPREVEVGVRIPDGYQVLRGLAQGDRVVTAANFLLDSESSLNAAISALTSQAAPGRQKR; encoded by the coding sequence TCGCAGCGGTGCTGGTGATGATCGTGGCCGGTGGCCTGACGTGGGCCGGCTGCCGCCGGGCGGCCCAGTCTGGAACGCCTGCGGCTGGTGCACACGCGGCGAAGTACCACTGCCCGATGCATCGCACGGTGGTGTCGGATGTTCCAGGCGACTGCCCGATCTGCGGCATGAGGCTGGTGCCGATCGAGCCCGCTACCCAACCGGCGCCAGCGGCCCAGGCGGCGCCCGCGACCGGAAGCCGCCGAATCCTGTTTTACCGATCGCCGATGGACCCGAGCGTCCACTCAGACACACCCTCGAAGGACAGCATGGGCATGGACTTTCTGCCGGTCTACGAGGACGAGACCGCGGCGTCAGCCGGCGCCGTGGCCGGGCGGGCGCTCGTGTCGCTGACGCCTGAACGACGCAACCTGTTGGGCCTCCGCAGTGCGGACGTTCGCCTGATGCGCATCGAAAAGACGCTTCGGACCGTGGGCCGTGTGACAGCGGACGAGCGGCGCCTCGCCCACTTCCACACCAGGTTCGAGGGCACGGTCGAACGCCTGTACGTCGACTTCACGGGCATGTACGTGAAGAAGGGCGACCCCATGCTGGCGATCTACAGCCCGGACCTGGTCGCGACCCAGCAGGAGTACCTGCTCGCGCTGCGGGCGCGGAAGCAGCTCGGGTCGAGCGTGATCCCGTCGGTGGCGCAGGGCAGCGCGGACCTGCTGGAGGCGGCCCGACAACGCCTGCTCCAGTGGGACATCCGCCCGCAGGACATCGCCGAGGTCGAACGCACCGGCACGGTCAGGCGCACCTTCGACCTGTACTCCGAGGTCAACGGGTACGTCGTTCAGAAGAACGTCGTTCTCGGCATGCGCGTGATGCCAGCAGACACGCTCTTCGATCTCGCCGATCTCTCGCGCGTGTGGGTGCTCGCCGACGTCTACGAATCGGATCTGTCGACAGTACGGCTCGGGATGATGGCCGACGTGACGCTGTCGTACCAGCCGGGAACGGCGTGGCGCGGCGCGGTCACGAATGTCGCCCCGACGGTTGAGGAGAAGACCCGCACGATCAAGGTTCGGATCGAGGTCAACAACGCCAACGGTGCGCTCAAGCCCGACATGTACACGGATGTCCGCCTGCACACCGACATGGGCATGGGCCTGGTCGTGCCCGACAGCGCGATTATCGACACGGGGGATCGCAAACTCGTGTTTCTCGACCGCCCCGACGGCGCCCTCGAACCCCGGGAGGTCGAAGTCGGCGTCAGAATCCCGGACGGCTACCAGGTGCTGCGGGGCCTGGCACAAGGCGACCGCGTCGTGACCGCCGCCAACTTCCTCCTCGACTCGGAGTCGAGCTTGAATGCCGCCATCTCGGCCCTCACGTCGCAGGCGGCGCCAGGCCGCCAGAAGCGTTGA
- a CDS encoding CusA/CzcA family heavy metal efflux RND transporter: MIHAIIRFSAHNRLLVLLATAVVVAYGVYTLQHIPIDAIPDLSDTQVIIYSRWDRSPDIIEDQVTYPIVSAMLGTPKVKTIRGFSDFGFSYVYVIFQDGTDIYWARSRVLEYLSKIQPLLPSGVKTEIGPDATGVGWVFQYALVDDSGTQSLADLRTLQDWNLRYRLQSVPGVAEVASIGGFVQQYQVTVDPNRLKTYDLAVMDVSDAVRTSNSEVGGRLLELAGKEFMVRGRGYVKSKGDLEQIVLKTDALGTPVLLRDVANVAIGPEMRRGVSDLDGTGEAVGGIIVMRHAENAREVIGRVKARLKELETSLPKGVRFVTTYDRSQLIDESIANLRHELLMEIAIVSLVILLFLWHIPSAIVPIITIPVSVLLAFIPMRMMGISSNIMSLAGIAISIGVLVDGAIVEVENAYKKLELWQEGGRQGDYHAVRLEALLEVGPSVFFSLLVIAVAFLPIFTLVDQEGRLFTPLAWTKNLTLFIAAMLAVTLDPALRMLFTRMDFPTWRPRFLSWLVGQVTVGRYYAEEKHPISRMLFWIYEPACRLVLRFPKATIVTAVLIVVSTIPIYQKLGHEFMPALNEGTILYMPTTLPGISVSEASRLLQTQDRILKSFPEVVSVFGKAGRAETSTDPAPFSMMETTVILKPPAEWRPKVRWYSDRAPEWLQAFLLRRIWADRISWTELTDQMDAALKIPGTTNAWTMPIKARIDMLTTGVRTPVGIKVFGADVKQIEAIGARLEEILRAVPGTRSVFAERAAGGYFVDFDLNREALARYGLSVGAVQDVIMSAVGGENVTTTIEGRARFPVNVRYPRALRDDLDRLGQVLVMTPSGAQIPLAQVAAIRTLTGPSMIRNENGLLAGYVFVDMTDSDVGGYVERARAAVAAKLTLPSGYSLEWSGQYENMLRVRERLKVVVPITLFLIFFLLYMNTKSAFKASVVMLAVPFSVVGAVWLMYVLGYNVSIAAWVGMIALMGLDAETGVFMLLFLDLSYEEARVKGRLATREDLHTAIIHGAVKRVRPKMMTVAAAMMGLMPIMWSMGTGADVMKRVAAPMVGGLVTSFAMELLVYPAIYLLWKRRSVPKNVDATG, encoded by the coding sequence ATGATTCACGCCATCATCCGCTTCAGCGCCCATAACCGGCTTCTGGTGCTGCTCGCCACGGCGGTCGTCGTGGCCTACGGCGTCTACACGCTGCAGCACATTCCGATCGACGCCATCCCGGATCTGTCGGACACCCAGGTCATCATCTACTCGCGGTGGGACCGCAGCCCCGACATCATCGAGGATCAGGTCACGTACCCGATCGTCTCGGCGATGCTCGGCACGCCGAAGGTGAAGACGATCCGCGGGTTCTCGGACTTCGGCTTCAGCTACGTCTACGTCATCTTCCAGGACGGCACCGACATCTACTGGGCGCGCAGCCGCGTGCTCGAGTACCTGTCGAAGATTCAGCCGCTGCTCCCGAGCGGCGTGAAGACCGAGATCGGCCCCGACGCGACGGGGGTCGGCTGGGTGTTCCAGTATGCGCTGGTCGACGATTCGGGCACGCAGTCGCTGGCCGATCTTCGGACGCTCCAGGACTGGAACCTGCGCTACCGGCTGCAATCGGTGCCGGGAGTCGCTGAGGTTGCCTCGATTGGCGGGTTTGTCCAGCAGTACCAGGTCACCGTCGATCCGAACCGCCTGAAGACGTATGACCTTGCGGTGATGGACGTCTCCGACGCGGTGCGGACCAGCAACAGTGAGGTCGGCGGCCGCCTGCTGGAGCTCGCGGGCAAGGAGTTCATGGTCCGCGGGCGTGGATACGTCAAGTCGAAGGGCGACCTTGAACAGATTGTGCTCAAGACCGACGCACTCGGCACGCCCGTGCTTCTGCGCGACGTCGCCAACGTCGCCATCGGTCCCGAAATGCGCCGCGGCGTCTCTGATCTGGACGGCACCGGCGAGGCGGTCGGCGGCATCATCGTCATGCGCCACGCGGAGAACGCGCGCGAGGTCATCGGACGAGTCAAGGCGCGCCTCAAGGAACTCGAGACGTCCCTTCCGAAGGGCGTCCGGTTCGTGACCACGTACGATCGGTCGCAGTTGATCGACGAGTCGATTGCCAATCTCCGCCACGAGCTCCTCATGGAGATCGCCATCGTCAGCCTCGTCATTCTGCTTTTCCTCTGGCACATCCCGTCGGCCATCGTCCCGATCATCACAATTCCCGTATCCGTGCTGCTGGCGTTCATTCCCATGCGGATGATGGGCATTTCGTCGAACATCATGTCGCTGGCGGGCATCGCCATCTCCATCGGCGTGCTGGTAGACGGGGCCATCGTGGAGGTCGAGAACGCGTACAAGAAGCTCGAACTCTGGCAGGAAGGCGGGCGCCAGGGCGACTATCACGCCGTGCGGCTCGAGGCGCTGCTTGAAGTGGGCCCGTCGGTGTTCTTTTCGCTGCTGGTGATCGCGGTGGCGTTCCTGCCGATTTTCACCTTGGTGGATCAGGAAGGCCGCCTGTTCACGCCGCTTGCCTGGACCAAGAACCTCACGCTGTTCATCGCGGCGATGCTCGCGGTGACACTCGATCCGGCCCTCCGCATGCTCTTCACACGGATGGACTTCCCGACCTGGCGTCCCCGATTCCTGTCGTGGCTGGTCGGGCAGGTGACGGTGGGCCGTTACTACGCGGAAGAGAAGCACCCGATCAGCCGGATGCTGTTCTGGATCTATGAGCCTGCATGCCGCCTGGTGCTGCGCTTTCCCAAGGCGACGATCGTGACGGCCGTGCTGATTGTCGTGTCCACGATCCCGATCTACCAGAAGCTGGGACACGAATTCATGCCGGCGCTGAACGAAGGCACGATCCTGTACATGCCGACGACGCTGCCGGGCATTTCGGTGAGCGAGGCGAGTCGACTGCTCCAGACGCAGGATCGGATTCTTAAGTCGTTTCCTGAGGTCGTGTCGGTGTTCGGCAAAGCCGGCCGCGCGGAGACGTCGACCGATCCCGCGCCGTTCTCGATGATGGAGACGACAGTCATCCTGAAGCCGCCGGCCGAGTGGCGGCCGAAAGTGCGCTGGTACTCCGACCGGGCGCCCGAGTGGCTCCAGGCGTTCCTGTTGCGCCGCATCTGGGCGGACCGCATCTCCTGGACCGAACTCACCGATCAGATGGATGCCGCCTTGAAGATCCCCGGCACGACGAATGCCTGGACCATGCCCATCAAGGCGCGGATCGACATGCTCACCACCGGCGTGCGGACGCCGGTGGGCATCAAGGTGTTCGGTGCCGACGTGAAGCAGATTGAGGCTATCGGAGCGCGCCTCGAGGAGATCCTCCGCGCCGTGCCGGGCACGCGCAGCGTGTTCGCGGAGCGCGCCGCCGGCGGGTACTTCGTTGATTTCGATCTGAATCGGGAGGCGCTGGCCCGGTACGGTTTGTCGGTGGGCGCGGTGCAGGATGTCATCATGTCGGCGGTCGGCGGCGAAAATGTCACCACTACGATCGAGGGCCGCGCGAGGTTCCCGGTCAACGTCCGGTACCCCCGCGCCTTGCGCGACGATCTCGATCGCCTCGGCCAGGTGCTGGTGATGACGCCGTCTGGCGCGCAGATCCCATTGGCGCAGGTGGCCGCCATACGCACCTTGACCGGCCCATCGATGATTCGCAACGAGAACGGGCTGCTCGCCGGCTACGTGTTCGTGGATATGACGGATAGCGACGTGGGAGGCTATGTGGAGCGCGCCCGCGCAGCGGTCGCCGCGAAGTTGACGCTGCCGAGCGGCTACTCGCTCGAGTGGAGCGGCCAGTACGAGAACATGCTGCGGGTGCGCGAGCGGCTGAAGGTGGTTGTCCCGATCACGCTGTTCCTGATCTTCTTCCTGCTCTACATGAACACGAAGTCCGCCTTCAAGGCGTCCGTCGTGATGCTGGCCGTGCCGTTCTCTGTCGTGGGCGCGGTGTGGCTGATGTACGTGCTCGGCTACAACGTGTCGATCGCCGCGTGGGTGGGCATGATCGCGCTCATGGGCCTCGATGCCGAAACCGGCGTCTTCATGCTGTTGTTCCTCGACCTCTCGTACGAAGAGGCGCGAGTGAAGGGGCGGCTGGCCACGCGGGAGGACTTGCACACGGCCATCATTCACGGCGCGGTCAAGCGCGTGCGCCCGAAGATGATGACGGTGGCGGCCGCCATGATGGGTCTGATGCCGATCATGTGGTCGATGGGCACGGGTGCCGACGTCATGAAACGCGTGGCGGCGCCCATGGTGGGCGGGTTGGTCACGTCCTTCGCGATGGAGTTGCTGGTGTATCCGGCGATCTACCTGCTCTGGAAGCGGAGGTCCGTGCCGAAGAACGTGGATGCTACCGGCTGA
- a CDS encoding DUF5916 domain-containing protein, which produces MGHIVIDGRLDEADWQRAEPATHFIQRDPNEGTPAEERTEVRILYDADAIYFGARMFDREAGKIAHRLTRRDADSGGVADTLIIGIDPHHDHLTGALFAVTAAGSVRDGVLFNDSSEDDSWDGVWEAAVSIDDQGWTAEVRIPFSQLRFSASDHQTWGVNFVRTVTRTNEEDWWSLAPKKDSAVVSRAGHVTDLDGVRGRRHLDLLPYATAKGEAKSTVEPDNPFTSGHTLAGSIGIDAKWGVSSNVTVDATVNPDFGQVEVDPAVVNLSAFETFYDEKRPFFIEGSEVFSRFGRNGASSSWGFNRANPTLFYSRRIGRAPQGSASGDFVDAPGSTTILGAAKITGKTTSGWTFNLIDAVTSAERADVATGSARSRVEIEPLTNYVAARAYRDLGRRGGIGMLATLVNRSLQTDSLRDRLVDEAYVIGVDGHAFLSSGRDYVVTGALSASRVAGSPAAISRLERASARYFQRPDATHLTFDPAAQALTGWNLQTDFTRNTGSLRPAASFWAVSPGYEANDVGYMNTADRMGMHAGALWLKPTPDRFSRSRNLIAVKWYVWNFAHEKMSDGAYLSGSTTFRNYWSVNVTGIHVMTAFDDRLTRGGPMMRDPGGSNYTASVSTDSRKLLVFNVNGSYSTASSNSWDSSGSVTVTAKPIPALTVELGPSLLRSFGVAQYVTTSLDAAASATFGRRDVFGEIDQTEWSMTTRVNLMVSPRMSLQVFAQPLLSVGRYSNFKQAAAPRTFTFQRYGVDLGTIGFDPISGTYNVNPAGSDGGTPFSFGDPNFNFKSLRVNAVFRWEFKPGSTVYLVWTQQREDYARPGQFAFGSDMSSLVGAPADNVVMAKVSYWFSR; this is translated from the coding sequence GTGGGCCACATCGTAATCGACGGCCGTCTCGACGAGGCGGACTGGCAGCGGGCCGAGCCGGCCACCCATTTCATTCAGCGCGATCCGAACGAGGGCACGCCTGCCGAAGAGCGCACGGAGGTTCGGATCCTGTATGACGCGGACGCCATCTATTTCGGGGCGCGAATGTTCGACCGCGAGGCCGGGAAGATCGCCCATCGCCTCACCCGTCGCGATGCCGATTCGGGCGGCGTGGCCGACACTCTCATCATCGGCATCGATCCCCACCACGATCACCTGACCGGCGCCCTCTTTGCCGTCACGGCCGCCGGGAGCGTGCGCGACGGGGTCCTCTTCAACGATTCGAGCGAGGACGACTCATGGGACGGCGTCTGGGAGGCGGCTGTCTCGATCGACGACCAGGGATGGACGGCCGAGGTGCGGATTCCATTTTCCCAGCTCAGGTTCTCCGCCTCGGATCACCAGACGTGGGGAGTGAACTTCGTGCGCACGGTGACACGGACCAATGAGGAAGACTGGTGGTCGCTCGCGCCCAAGAAGGACAGCGCCGTCGTGTCGCGAGCGGGGCACGTGACCGATCTCGACGGCGTCCGGGGCCGCCGACACCTGGACTTGCTGCCCTATGCCACCGCGAAAGGTGAGGCCAAGAGCACCGTTGAGCCGGACAACCCGTTCACGAGCGGACATACCCTCGCAGGCAGCATCGGCATCGACGCAAAATGGGGCGTGTCGAGCAACGTGACTGTGGATGCGACGGTCAACCCTGACTTCGGCCAGGTCGAGGTGGACCCGGCCGTCGTCAACCTGTCGGCGTTCGAGACGTTCTACGACGAGAAGCGGCCGTTCTTCATCGAGGGATCCGAGGTGTTCAGCCGGTTTGGCCGGAACGGGGCGTCCAGTTCCTGGGGATTCAATCGAGCGAATCCGACCCTGTTCTATTCACGCCGGATTGGCCGCGCGCCGCAGGGTTCGGCCAGTGGGGATTTCGTCGATGCGCCGGGGTCGACGACGATTCTCGGGGCGGCGAAGATCACGGGCAAGACGACCAGCGGATGGACGTTCAATCTGATTGATGCGGTGACCTCGGCCGAGCGGGCCGATGTCGCCACCGGCTCGGCACGCAGCCGCGTCGAGATCGAACCGCTGACCAACTACGTGGCGGCGCGCGCGTATCGCGACCTGGGCCGGCGCGGGGGAATCGGGATGCTCGCGACACTGGTGAATCGGAGTCTGCAGACTGACAGCCTTCGAGATCGCCTCGTTGATGAGGCGTACGTCATCGGTGTGGACGGCCACGCCTTCCTCAGCAGCGGGCGCGACTACGTCGTGACGGGTGCCCTGTCGGCCAGCCGCGTCGCGGGTTCCCCGGCCGCGATCTCACGGCTCGAACGGGCGTCAGCGCGTTACTTCCAGCGTCCGGACGCGACACACCTCACGTTTGATCCGGCGGCGCAGGCACTGACGGGCTGGAATCTCCAGACGGACTTCACGAGAAACACGGGCAGTCTTCGGCCGGCCGCATCATTCTGGGCGGTCAGCCCCGGCTATGAGGCCAATGATGTCGGGTACATGAACACGGCGGATCGGATGGGCATGCACGCCGGTGCCCTTTGGCTCAAGCCGACACCCGATCGCTTCAGCCGATCCCGAAACCTGATTGCCGTCAAGTGGTACGTGTGGAACTTCGCGCACGAGAAGATGAGTGACGGAGCTTACCTCAGCGGCTCAACCACCTTCCGGAATTACTGGTCGGTTAATGTGACAGGGATACACGTCATGACCGCGTTCGACGACCGCCTGACGCGGGGCGGACCGATGATGCGCGACCCGGGTGGCAGCAACTACACCGCCTCGGTCAGCACCGACAGCCGAAAGTTGCTCGTCTTCAACGTGAATGGCAGTTACTCGACAGCCTCATCGAACTCGTGGGATTCGTCGGGCTCCGTGACCGTCACCGCGAAACCGATCCCCGCCCTGACCGTTGAGCTCGGCCCTTCGCTGCTGCGGTCGTTCGGCGTGGCGCAGTACGTAACGACATCGCTCGATGCGGCCGCCTCGGCGACCTTCGGCCGGCGAGATGTGTTTGGCGAGATCGACCAGACCGAATGGTCCATGACGACGCGCGTCAATCTCATGGTCAGCCCGCGGATGTCGCTGCAGGTGTTCGCGCAGCCCCTGCTCTCGGTTGGCCGGTACAGCAACTTCAAGCAGGCCGCGGCGCCGCGGACCTTCACCTTCCAACGGTACGGCGTTGATCTCGGTACGATCGGCTTCGATCCGATCTCGGGCACGTACAACGTCAACCCGGCCGGCAGCGACGGCGGGACGCCGTTCTCGTTTGGCGACCCGAATTTCAATTTCAAGTCACTTCGCGTCAACGCCGTCTTCCGGTGGGAATTCAAGCCAGGCTCGACCGTCTACCTCGTGTGGACGCAGCAGCGCGAAGACTACGCCCGGCCGGGACAGTTTGCCTTTGGTTCGGACATGTCCAGCCTGGTTGGCGCTCCCGCCGACAACGTCGTGATGGCCAAAGTGAGCTACTGGTTCAGCCGGTAG